In Gossypium arboreum isolate Shixiya-1 chromosome 5, ASM2569848v2, whole genome shotgun sequence, a single genomic region encodes these proteins:
- the LOC108458793 gene encoding protein GRIM REAPER-like, producing MASNTLNLIAILSLTITILLSLYPQPAFSFQMEDFDGEEEYLLDHPVIIPNLRSRSQFLKTSPTKDKIRKGADCDPHPSLNICKGISANNGTSLLYCCKTHCRNVLSDRNNYGKCGNRCKFGQRCCSGVCTNVANNVNHCGKCGNQCSSGVQCDNGFCGYA from the coding sequence ATGGCTTCTAACACTCTCAACCTCATTGCCATCCTCTCCCTTACTATCACAATCCTCTTATCTTTGTATCCTCAACCAGCCTTCTCATTCCAAATGGAAGATTTTGATGGCGAAGAAGAATACTTGCTTGATCATCCTGTCATTATCCCTAACCTTCGATCGAGAAGCCAGTTCTTAAAGACCTCGCCGACGAAAGATAAGATCAGGAAAGGTGCCGATTGTGATCCTCACCCGTCTCTAAACATATGCAAGGGCATTTCAGCAAACAACGGGACCAGTCTACTGTATTGCTGCAAAACGCATTGTCGTAACGTGCTTAGTGATCGGAACAACTACGGAAAATGCGGCAACCGGTGCAAGTTCGGGCAACGTTGCTGCAGTGGAGTTTGTACTAATGTTGCCAACAATGTCAACCACTGTGGCAAGTGTGGCAATCAGTGCTCGTCTGGAGTTCAGTGTGATAATGGATTTTGTGGTTATGCTTAG
- the LOC108458794 gene encoding protein GRIM REAPER-like has protein sequence MASNTLNLIAILSLTISILLSSYPQPAFSIQMEDFDGEEEYVLDHPVIIPNLRSRSRFLKTSPTKDKIRKGADCDPHPSLNICKGISKKQRDRSQIAAKRIVVTCLVIGTICGKCATGASSGNALCGGVCTNVANNVNHLRKCGNRGSSGVQ, from the coding sequence ATGGCTTCTAACACTCTCAACCTCATTGCCATCCTCTCCCTTACTATCTCAATCCTCTTATCTTCGTATCCTCAACCAGCCTTCTCAATCCAAATGGAAGATTTCGATGGCGAAGAAGAATATGTGCTTGATCATCCTGTCATTATCCCTAACCTTCGATCAAGAAGCCGGTTCTTAAAAACCTCGCCAACGAAAGATAAGATCAGGAAAGGTGCCGATTGTGATCCCCACCCTTCTCTAAACATATGCAAGGGCATTTCAAAGAAACAACGGGACCGATCTCAGATTGCTGCAAAACGCATTGTCGTAACGTGCTTAGTGATCGGAACAATCTGCGGAAAATGCGCAACCGGTGCAAGTTCGGGCAACGCGTTGTGCGGTGGAGTTTGTACTAATGTTGCTAACAATGTCAACCATCTGCGCAAGTGTGGCAATCGAGGCTCGTCTGGAGTTCAGTGA